Below is a genomic region from Chloroflexota bacterium.
GGCGGCCTACGTGACGCTGAAAATATTCCTTGGTGATCCTCATCTTTGGATTTACTGGTACACCTCACCAATCATCTTTTTGTCAAAAATAGCCTGGTGCCTGAGTGCTAGCAGAGCCCTGGCCGATCGGCAGGCGATGCAATCAAGGAGGTGATCGGTGAAGTGATACGGGGTATGCCCCTGGTCTACGTCATTATTCTGACCTGGAATCACAAAGAGGATATGCTTGAATGTGTCGATTCCGCTCTTCAGCTGGATTATCCACGCTTCAACGTGCTCGTCGTTGACAACGGCTCTACCGATGGTGGCCCAGCTCTTCTAAGGGAAAAGTTCCCCGCAGTGGAACTCATTCTTAACGAGGATAATCTGGGCATCGCCCGTGGCTATAACGTGGGCATTCGACGAGCCCTGGAGTGTGGTGCCGATTACGTTTTTATACTTAATAATGACACTATTCTAGACAGATATTTACTAGCCAATATGGTACAAGTAGGAGAGGAGATGCCTGAGGCTGGGATACTTATGCCGAAGATATACTACTATGGCGGTCAGGAAAGGATTTGGTCCGCTGGCGCCAGGCGACGTCTCTTTCCGCCTGGTATTGTGTTCCTTGGACTCAATGCCCTCGATGGACCAAGGTATGCCTCGCTGCGCGAGATTGCCTATGCCCCTAGCTGTGGACTTCTGGTGAGAAGGCGAGTGTTTGAAAGGGTTGGTGGTTTTGACCCTGGCTATTTTATGTACTACGACGACTGGGATTTTTGCGAGCGGGTACGGCAAGCCAACCATAAAATAATCTATGTGCCTCAGGCGAAGATGTGGCATAAAGTTTCCCTTAGCACGCAGAGGGGAAGGCAACCGGCGAGATGGTGGTATGTTATGGGTCAAAGTAGCGTTCGCTTCCATTTAAGGCACCGGGGGTTGGTTGAATTGGGATTCAATACCCTTTGGGTCGTTCTGCGTGAGCTGGCCAAACGTAATTTCAAAGGAGCTCTATCCTATCTGGCTGGAATCGGAAGAGGATTATTCTCATCCCAGGGCAGGCATATAGCAGAGGAGCAATCTTTATTTGTCGGCGAGACGAAGGACGATTCTTGATCTCTTAGGATGAGATGCAGAGATGGAAAACGTAAACTGCAATTTATGTGGCTCAGCAGAAAGAGAGCCGTTTTGCTCTGGACGGGATAGATTATACAGGTTAGAGGGCGATTTTGAATTAGTCAGGTGTCCGCATTGTCACCTCATCTATCTTAACCCGCGACCATGTAGAGATGAGATAGAGAGGTACTATCCGCCAGACAGTTATAAAGAGTACCTAAGTGATTCGGATAGACAGAATTGGTTCCTGCGACTCAATCGCTGTTACGGGATGAAGAAACGTTGTCGGGCAGTGCTAAAGATGAAAAGAGAAGGTAGACTCCTGGATGTTGGCTGCGCTACCGGCGATTTCTTGGCTGCTATGCGCAGACACGGGGGTTGGGAGGTCTGCGGGGTAGAATTGAATGCTGAGGCTGCCGCTTATGCCAGGCAGCATTTTGGATTACCGGTGTTTGCGGGACAGCTGGAAGAGGCTGGTTTTCCAGCAGCACATTTTGACGTGGTCACCTTGTGGAATGTACTCGAACATCTACCCGACCCCACAGGCAGCTTGAAGGAGATAGAGCGTGTCTTAAAAGAAGATGGGCTGCTTCTGCTCACGATACCGAACCTGGACAGCGTTGATAGCCGACTCTTTGGCCCGTATTGGGCCCTTCTGGAGATACCACGGCATCTGTACTTGTTTCCATCAGATGCCCTTGAGAGAATGTTGACCGAGGCGGGCTTCAAGATTGTAAAAAGGGAGTGCTTTTTTGGGGGTTGGTATTCATTCATCACCAGCCTTCAATTTCTATTCGAGGAGAAGACAAGACGCATGGGTTCTGGTAAGAATATTTGGGCTGATCGCCCTCTCTCACAAGGTCTGCGATTTCTACTGCAGCCATATTTCTTCCTGGCAGATAGATTTTTGAAGGGACCATTACTCACCCTATCTTGTCGTAGGATGCAGGCTTGAGGCCAGAGTGGGGAGGCATTTTGCTCAAAAATACTCAACAAAGAGTTATTACAGCCTTATTGGTCGCCCTGACCTTCGTATTCCTGGGATACAGCTTATATCAGAGCTGGCACGAGCTGTCCAGGTACGAATGGGCAGTGAATTACCTTTACTTATCATTCTCGTTTCTGCTCTATCCAATTACCTTTCTCCTGCTTGCCTGGGGATGGAGCTCGATCATCAGGGGATTAGGAGCAGCTTGTGGCTTCTGGTTGAACCTGCAGATTTATGCTCAGGCAGCCTTGGCTAAGCGGATACCAGGTACACTCTGGTACGTAGCCGGGCGGGTGTATCTATATAACCAACAAGGAGTGCATCGTTCGGTCACTTTGATGGGTACTTTCATCGAAATAGCCCTAATCATTTTGTCAGGGGCATCGCTCAGTCTTCTGACCATCCCATTTTATTTTGAAACCGTAAATAACCAAATAGGCTTCTTTATGGTCTTGCCCCTGTTGTCCGTACTCATTCTCGCTTCCCCAAAAATAGTGAGCGCTATGGGACGCTTTTTTTGGAGAATGGACAGAGGACAGAGTGCCAGCTTGCCAGAGATGAAAATCGCTGATATCTTAGGATGTCTATTAATCTACATTGTGACTTGGGTTCTTGGCGGAGTGGTGCTGTATTGTTTAACTAAGGCCATTTACCCCCTGGAGGTACAACAATTGCCGCAGATTATCAGCGTTTGGGTAGTGGCGGGGACGATCAGCTCAGTAGTACTTTTTGCTCCGAGTGGCTTAGGTGTTAGGGAGATCAGCCTATCCCTCCTCTTGAGCCGCTATTTACCCTTATCCATTGCCATAGTCGTGGCCCTGTTATTTAGGGTCTTGCTGACACTTGGCGAGGTGGGCAGTGTTCTCTCCTCGCTGGCACTCACACATTACATTGCTAAGAGGAGAGGAGATCACTCTCTAATAGCCACCGAAGGGGGTCCTCTAGACAATCACTAGATGTTTCTAAGGAGGAGCGGTAGAGATGACTAGGGTCGTGGGTTTGATCCCAGCAGCTGGACAAGGCACGCGGTTAGCGCCATTTCCCTGGTACAAAGAGCTGTTCCCCATCGGCTATCAAGATATGTTAGTCAATGGGTGTATGCAGCGAAGGCCCAAAGTTGTAGGCCAATATTTGATTGATAACATGATTAGAGCCGGGGTGAGGAAGATTTTCTTCATCCTGGGCGAAGGTAAACATGACATTATGCGCTATTATGGCAATGGGCAACGATTTGGCATTGACATCGCCTATCTCTTTCAAGAACAGCTGACCGGCCTGCCAGCGGCTCTTGACCTGGCTAGAAATTGGCTAACAGATGAGACAGTCATTTTCGGGATGCCTGATACAATCATCCAGCCAGCGAATGCCTTCATCCAGCTGTTGGATGCTCATGAACACGGTACTGCCGCAGTGACCCTGGGCGTGTTCAAGACGAATACACCAGCCAAGTTCGGCATGGTTGAGATTGCCCCTGATGGTATGGCGGTTGGCTTTGTGGACAAACCAGCCCACACCTCCTTGAAGTATATGTGGGGCGTTGGTTGCTGGTCCCGTGCCTTTACCGAGCTTATGGGGGCCTTTTTGACTGAAAATCCCTACCAGGGCAAGGAAATTATCTTAAGCGATGTCTTTCAGCGGGTCGTAGAAAGCGGTTTACGGATACAAACAGTGCGCTTCGATGAGGGGATTTATATCGATGTCGGCACACCGGAGGGGCTAAATCAGGCCATCGAAGAGTTTGGGTCAACCATGTAAATGAGATCATCCAACAACGGGGGTTCCCAGGGGGTGCAGCCTTTCTGCGGGCCTGCCCACCGCAGGCAGGGGTTTGGGGTACCCCAAACCTTCGTTCCCCTTTCCAGCTGGAGAGGGAGTAGTCCAGAAGGGGGGCAAGCCCCCTTCTGGGAGGGTCCTAGGGCTCCGCCCTAGTTATAATCCCCCCTTCTCCCGCAAGGCGGGAGAAGGGGGTAGGGGAGATGAGGGCTTTTTCCCTATAAACCAAAGGAGAGGCGGGCCGCCAGACGAGGCGGTAATCCTAGAAGTCTCATTTTCTCCTGCGTCTTGCGCGTATCATAATATACACGGCGAAATCGGAGCATTCTACGCTCCACGTCGAGGATGGCATAACTGGCCGCAGGATTGCCATCGCGTGGTTGCCCAACACTTCCGGGATTAATGATAAGCTGCGTCCGGGTTAAGTCTAACCGTCCACTGATAGGCAGATCAATCATCTGGCATTCCCCGTTCTTGTCCTCATCTCCATAAGAGAAGACCAGGGGAATATGGGAATGCCCAATCAGACAATGCTTGGTGTGGAAATAACGAAGATTGGCGTTGGCCTGTTCCTCATCCAACAAATACTCCCAAATAGGGTCGCGTGGGCTGCCATGAACCAGGGTCGATTCCTCTCTTTCGAGTGTCACTGGAAGATTGCGCAGATATTCCTTATTCTTCATGGTGAGCTGCTGGCCAGTCCAGAGGCAGGCCGCAGCGGCATCAGGATTGAAATAGACTGTCTCCACAAGTCCGACAGCTGCCCAATCATGGTTACCGGCCACAGCTATATGCGGGTAGCGGCGAATCATGTCGATACACTCGTTGGGATCCGGACCGTAGCCCACAATATCGCCGAGACACCAGATCTCCTCAAAATTGCCCGCATCGGCGAGTACAGCTTCCAAGGCCGCCAGATTGCTATGGATATCCGAGATTATAGCGATTCGCATTCCTTCTCCATTGGGCCGGTTGGAATCCCCGCCAGTATAGCATAAGGTTCCCCCTCCAGCCAACCAGAGGAGGAGAACGTCGAACAACGGGGGTTCCAAGGGGGCGCAATCCCTTTGGCAGGGGTCTTTCGGATATGCCCCAGAACACAAAAAGCCCATAGGGTTTCCCCTATAAAACGGGGAGTGCAGGGGCGAAGCCCTCCTGACGGGGGTCACAGGGGGTGTCCCCCCTATTTCAACAAAAAGCCCGCAGGGCTACCTTGAACCCCCTGGAAGGGGGTTGGGGGGAGGTATTCACTCTCGAGCAAACCCCTTGACAACTCTCCCCTCTGCTTATATAATTCAAGCAATGGGCGAACGGGCACCCTATCACCCATCCCTTAGGAGGGTCTTGTGGGAAGGACAACCTGGCCGTTGACCTTCAACCCCCTCATAAGCAGCAAGGGCGTTTCCCCTAGCGATCTATCTCTCCAACCTGGCCTTATCCCTCTCCCTTCGAAAGGAGAGCGCTGGCCATCCGCACTGGCGATGGGTCGTGCCCCATAGGGGCCGTAAACGGCAGCGTCAGCACGGGCAACTACCTGCCACCGGTCCACTTCTCCTACTACGAGGGCCTAGACGCCTACGGCAGCGGGCTCCATGGCAAGCTGCACCTCAAGAGCGTGACCAACGACCTATTGGGGGGCACGATCACCTATGCCTATGAGCGCTACACGCCCATGAACCCAGCGGGGCTGAAGTACCGCTACCGCGTCTTGAAGCAGACGAATAGCGGCGGGGCGGGCACCAGCGATGTAGTGCGCGATTTCAAGTACACCTGTGCCTGGCGGGATAACACTACAGGCGAGTTTCGCGGCCACGATTACGTCGCGGCGGTGGACAGCGCTGGCTACTGGCAGATCAGCAAGTTCTATACCGCCGCCGGGGCCAACGGCAAGTCGCAGGAGGACTGTAACTTCCTCAAGGGGAGGGCCTACAGGGAAGGCACCCTCAAGGATAATGAGGTCGCCTACGCTGTGAACAATTACGCCAGCGACCTGTCCGCCGCTGACTACGGCCGGGGTGGCTGGAGCTATGCGCCGGGCAAGTTCACCCTCAGCACGAGCGGGGTGCTGTACATCGGTCTTATCCGGGGCACGACCTACTACCCGATGGAGCATAGGGGCAAGCTCTACCACGCCCCACCCAACACGGTGATCACCAGGGTGGAGTTCGATTGGGAGAGCAACTACAATAACGCCCACTTCATCCTCGCCATGGACTACCCCGACCATCCGGAGGCCTGGGCCAGCGATCAGTTTGGCCCGCAAAGCGGCCACCAGGTGGTGGAGATAGCGGGTGGGGCCGATTGGGTGGCCTTCGGTCTCTTCACCAGAACCATCTTCGACCACTACGACTACACCTATCCCACCGATGAGTGGCACGGGCGCATCTCCAACTTAAAGATTTACTACCGCAGCGTGCTACAGTCCAGGGATAACACCTGGGACTACGTGACGACGCTGGGCGAGGCCCGGCACATCCGCCTGACGCGGCTGGACGAGACGCTGGACGGGAAGCCACGGCGCACCGACTACGCCTACGATACCTACGGCAACTGTACCAAGCGCGAGGAGTACGGGGAAGGGAGCAGTCGCTATCGGGCCTGGCGGGCGAGCTACTATGCCAACCAGGATGCCTGGATCGTGGAGAAAAAGCAGTGGGAGGAGGTGGTGGAGGATGTGAGTGGGGTGGAGACCCAGCGGCGCTTGACCCGCTACTACTACGATGGATTGGGCTGGGGGGTGGCCCCCAGCAAGGGGGACCTCACCAGGGTGCAGAGGGTCTATATGGGCGACGAGTCCAAGAACTCCTCTACGGACTACTGGTACGATGCCTACGGCAACCTGATCAGAGAGCAGGATGGGCGGGGCAACCAGACCAGCGCCACCTATGATGCTACCTACCACACTTTCCTGGCCACTATCACCAACGCTAAAAACCAGGTGGAGACAAGGGCCTATGACCCAGCCAGCGGCCGGCCCACCAGCGTCACCGACATCAACGGGCAGACGACCACCTACGAGTACGACGCCTTCAAGCGCCTGATCAAGGTGAGGAGGCCCGGCGATGGGTCGCCGGCCCCACCCACCATCGAATACGTTTACTTCCACAACCCGAGCCAGCCGCCACCACGCTTCACCATCACCACCAAGCGGCGGGAGTCGGGCAGCAGCGTCTATGAGACGAAGTCCTGGTACGATGGGCTGGGCCGCGTGGTGCAGAGTCGCCGCGAGAACGCCGCCGGGGCCAACCCCCTCGTCGTGGATACCAACTACGACGGGCGGGGGCTCCAGTCCAGCCAGTCGGTGCCCTACCCCTCGGCCAGCAACACCTGGGACTATACCACTCCTGACACAAGCCAGCCCAAGACCACCTACCTCTACGAGGGTCTGCGCCGCCCTCGTGAGGTGACCAACCCCGAGGGCACGACCAAGAAGTGCTACTATGTGGGGCGCACGACGGTTGTGGTGGATGAGAAGAACCATCGCCGCGACCTGATCAACGACCCCTTCGACCGGCTGGTGAAGGTGGAGGAGTACAGCGGCGCTGACCCCAATGTCACCCTCTACGCCACCACCACCTACAGCTACGATGTGCTCGACGACCTGGTTCAGGTGAGCGACCAGGCCGGCAACGTCACGAAGATGGGGTACAATCCCCTGGGGCAGAGGGTGAGGATGCACGACCCCGATAGGTGTGGCAGCAACAATCCGGCCGATGCCTCCTACTGGTGGAGCTACGAGTACGACCTGGCCGGCAACCTCACCAGCCAGACCGATGCCCGGGGGCAGACCATCACCTTCACCTATGATGAGTTGAACCGCCCCAAGCGCCGCTACTACCCTATGCGCTGGACGGTTAACGGGGTGGAGGAGAGCCACTGGGTGAGCGAGATCGTGGCTGGGGTGAGCAAACCCTCGGTCTACGATCTGATGGAGCTGCGCTCGGCCGTGGGCACGGCCCACGTCGCGGCGCAGCGGGGGGAGTTCGCCTTCAGTGACGCGGCCATCGTGGCCGGCCAGGGGGTGAAGGTGCGCGGCCTGCATTTCAACGAGCTGCGCTCAGCCATGCAGAACCTCTGGACGGTGGGCAATCTGGGGATCATCCCTGAGTTCAGTCGTGGTCCCATCGTCGCCCCGCCGACGGGCTATCGGCTGATCAGCGCCCAGGACCCCCAGGACCTGCGCAGCTGGCTGGAGGATTACGATGGGCGCACAAGCGTCCCTGACCTGCGGGCCAGGGTCTTCTACCGCTACGACGATTACACTGACAATGTGAATCGAGGCTACCCGAAGGGGCGGCGCACCGAGATGTGGGATGCCGCGGGTCATACCCGCTGGACATACGACGAGCGTGGCCGTATGCTTACGGAGGAGCACTGGACGGATGGGCAGCTCTATACCACCCAGTGGAGCTACGATGCCATGGATCGAGTGAAGACGCTGGTCTATCCTGATGGGGAGACGCTCACCTACACCTATGGGGAGCAGGCCCAGCTTGTAGCCATCGCCAGCAGCACGGGTGTAAGCTATCTAGCGAGCACCACCTACAACCAGCTGCTCAAGCCCAAGGTCTTGACCCTGGGCAGTGGGGCGACGACCACGTTTTCGTATTATGGTACTGGGCTGGACGCGGCGGGCGCCCCCTACGGGGCGCTCAAGGGCATCGCCACGAGCAAGGCCGGGTTGCCCACCATCCAGGAGCTGCAGCAGGCCTACGACAACCTGGGCAACCTGACAAGGTGGCAGGACCTGGCTGCTGGCGAGGACTTCACCTACGAATACGACGACCTGGACCGGCCGACCAAGAGGAAGGTCACCAACGGCGCCGACCTGGAAACCCTCGCCTATGACCAGATCGGCAACATCACCAGCCAGAACGGTTCCCTCTACACCTACGGGAACCCGCCCGTCCACGGGGTGAGCGCCTTTGCTGGTGTCGGCTACAGCTACGATGGCAACGGCAACATGGTCAGGAGTGGCAACTGGTACCTGAAGTACGATGCCGAGAACCGCCTGGTCAAGGTCTCAGGCGATGCCGCGGGCTACCAGTTCGTCGCCCGCTTCGCCTACGATGGGGATGGGGCGAGGGTGAAAAGGGTGGACGACTATGGTACTATCCACTACGTGGGGAGGCATTACCAGCGCAACGTGGGCAACGGGCAGGACACAAGCGAGAAGATAACCAAGTACTACTATGCCACCCTGGGGTCTTTAAATAGGCTGATTGCCCTGCGCCGGGATGGGGTGCTATACTATGTACATAGCGACCATCTGGGGGGCACGGTGAGGGTGAGTGACGCTGGGGGGAATATCGTGGACTCGATCACCTACACAGCCTATGGTCAGACCCGCTCCGGGGGCGCGAACTTGCCCACCGACCGAAGGTTCACCGGGCAGACGCTGGACCTATCCACGGGCTTGTACTGGTACTCCACCAGGCCATACAGTGCGCTGCTCGGCCGCTTCACCCAGCCCGATACCGTAGTTCCCGATTACCAGAACCCCCAGAGCCTGAACAGGTACGGCTATTGTCTGAATAACTCCTCGAGGCATAAGGTTTTACATAAATAAGCTATCGCTAACCTTACCGGTAAAGGTAACCAGAGGTCGGTGGGAATGTCCGAGAAACGCCTGGCGCTCTACATTCATATACCGTTTTGTCTTAAAAAGTGCACTTATTGTGATTTCAATTCCTATGTGGGATTGTGCGGGCTCAAAGAGGGGTACGTTGAAGCCTTACGCCGTGAAGTTTCCATCGTAGCCCAAATGCTCAGAACAGAACCGTATCAATCCCTCCTGCCAATGGGCACTATCTATTTTGGTGGTGGAACCCCCTCCCTTCTGGATACGCGACAGATTGCCCATATCTTGACGACGTGCCAAAGATTGCTCGGCTCGGCCGATGACATCGAAATCACCCTGGAGGCCAATCCAGGTACAATCAACCGGTCCTACCTTCATCGACTGAGATCTCTTGGCATCAATCGGCTCAGTCTGGGTATCCAAAGCTTCGATGATACGCTATTGCGATTACTAGGCCGAACGCATACAACTAGGGAAGCATTGCTGTCCTATGAGTTCAGTCGTTCAGCGGGTTTTGATAACGTAAACCTGGATCTGATCTATGGCCTCCCTGGACAGGATCTCTCCCGCTGGGAAGCGGATTTGCGCAGGGCTGTGTCCCTCGCCCCAGATCACCTATCGCTTTACTCTTTAACACTAGAGCCGGATACACCCCTTGGCTACGCGGTGCATAGCGGCCAAATCGCGTTGCCAGTGGATGACACAGTTGCGGAGATGTATGAGCTTGCAGAGCACCTGTTAGAGGAGTACGGTTATGAGCATTATGAGCTCTCTAACTGGGCCAGGCTTTGTCCAGATCATCCCAAGCGCTGTCGACACAACCTGGTGTATTGGTACAACGAACCATATGTGGGGCTGGGGGCAGGTGCTCATTCATGCCTCGGACGTCGCCGCTATTATAATGTGCTCTGGCCACCAGAATATGTCGAAAACATTCGACATAACCGGTCAGCGGTGGCCCATTTGGAGCATATAGATGTACGCTTAGAAATGACCGAAACGATCATTTTAGGGCTCAGGCTTAGCGAGGGCCTCAGCGTTGATCGTTTTGAGGAGCGATTTCACCAGCGATTGCAAGATATTTACGGCGAGGCGATTCAGCAAGCAGAGGGCTTGGGACTACTCAGCACAGAGCAAAACTATCTTAGATTAACAGCTAGAGGCAGGTTGCTCAGCAATGAAGTATTTGTATTATTCTTACTATAGATAGGATGACCTACACATTTTATCGGCACGCCTAATAGGTTCTAGATACTAGGAAGGCCGCTAGCTGCTTGAGCTGGTCTGCAGCCCAGCCCTGAGGGGCTGCTCTGTTCAGCTCAACTAAGGCTGCTTGATACCAGGCATTGGCTTCCTCCTCAGCATGGCGATGGGCCCCTAACCTCTCGAGGAGGGCGATCACTTTCGTAACATCATCACCACCTAGCGTATCCTTTTGATAGATCTCAAATAGTTGGTGGCGTTGCTCCTCTGTGCTCTTCTCTAAGGCATAAACTAGCGGGATGGTCTTTTTCTTATGGAGAATATCATCGCCCTTAGGTTTACCAGTGACCTTCTCATCACCCCAGATTCCCAGTAGATCATCCCTAATTTGGAAAGCGATGCCGATCTTTGTTCCGAAGAGGCGATAAAGCTCGGCCAGCGGTTCCTGTTTGCTGCCTATCAAGGCCCCCAACTTAGCGGCGCAGCCCAAGAGGGCAGCGGTCTTCTTTGCCGCCATTGAGATATAGGACTCACTGCTTATGTTCATCATTTCTTCGAAACTGATGTCTAAATATTGTCCTTCACAAAGCTGCAGGCAGGCTTGAGCAAGGTCTTGCGTCGCCTCCAAGACCAAGGTTGGTTCTACGCCACGTAACAAGAGCCGTCTCATCGCCAGAAAGGCCAGCGTGTACATAGTATCACCAGCCGTGATGCCATGAGGTACACCCCAAATACTCCACACGGTGGGTTGATGACGTCGCTCATGACTGGCATCCTGGATATCGTCATGAATCAGGGAGAAGTTGTGCACCAGTTCCAAAGCCACCGCCGCAGGTAGCACTTGGTGATAATCGCCCCCACTGGCCTCACAAGAAAGCAGGCAGAGTAATGGTCGAATCCG
It encodes:
- a CDS encoding glycosyltransferase family 2 protein — translated: MIRGMPLVYVIILTWNHKEDMLECVDSALQLDYPRFNVLVVDNGSTDGGPALLREKFPAVELILNEDNLGIARGYNVGIRRALECGADYVFILNNDTILDRYLLANMVQVGEEMPEAGILMPKIYYYGGQERIWSAGARRRLFPPGIVFLGLNALDGPRYASLREIAYAPSCGLLVRRRVFERVGGFDPGYFMYYDDWDFCERVRQANHKIIYVPQAKMWHKVSLSTQRGRQPARWWYVMGQSSVRFHLRHRGLVELGFNTLWVVLRELAKRNFKGALSYLAGIGRGLFSSQGRHIAEEQSLFVGETKDDS
- a CDS encoding class I SAM-dependent methyltransferase, whose product is MENVNCNLCGSAEREPFCSGRDRLYRLEGDFELVRCPHCHLIYLNPRPCRDEIERYYPPDSYKEYLSDSDRQNWFLRLNRCYGMKKRCRAVLKMKREGRLLDVGCATGDFLAAMRRHGGWEVCGVELNAEAAAYARQHFGLPVFAGQLEEAGFPAAHFDVVTLWNVLEHLPDPTGSLKEIERVLKEDGLLLLTIPNLDSVDSRLFGPYWALLEIPRHLYLFPSDALERMLTEAGFKIVKRECFFGGWYSFITSLQFLFEEKTRRMGSGKNIWADRPLSQGLRFLLQPYFFLADRFLKGPLLTLSCRRMQA
- a CDS encoding lysylphosphatidylglycerol synthase domain-containing protein: MLKNTQQRVITALLVALTFVFLGYSLYQSWHELSRYEWAVNYLYLSFSFLLYPITFLLLAWGWSSIIRGLGAACGFWLNLQIYAQAALAKRIPGTLWYVAGRVYLYNQQGVHRSVTLMGTFIEIALIILSGASLSLLTIPFYFETVNNQIGFFMVLPLLSVLILASPKIVSAMGRFFWRMDRGQSASLPEMKIADILGCLLIYIVTWVLGGVVLYCLTKAIYPLEVQQLPQIISVWVVAGTISSVVLFAPSGLGVREISLSLLLSRYLPLSIAIVVALLFRVLLTLGEVGSVLSSLALTHYIAKRRGDHSLIATEGGPLDNH
- a CDS encoding sugar phosphate nucleotidyltransferase: MTRVVGLIPAAGQGTRLAPFPWYKELFPIGYQDMLVNGCMQRRPKVVGQYLIDNMIRAGVRKIFFILGEGKHDIMRYYGNGQRFGIDIAYLFQEQLTGLPAALDLARNWLTDETVIFGMPDTIIQPANAFIQLLDAHEHGTAAVTLGVFKTNTPAKFGMVEIAPDGMAVGFVDKPAHTSLKYMWGVGCWSRAFTELMGAFLTENPYQGKEIILSDVFQRVVESGLRIQTVRFDEGIYIDVGTPEGLNQAIEEFGSTM
- a CDS encoding metallophosphatase family protein; this translates as MRIAIISDIHSNLAALEAVLADAGNFEEIWCLGDIVGYGPDPNECIDMIRRYPHIAVAGNHDWAAVGLVETVYFNPDAAAACLWTGQQLTMKNKEYLRNLPVTLEREESTLVHGSPRDPIWEYLLDEEQANANLRYFHTKHCLIGHSHIPLVFSYGDEDKNGECQMIDLPISGRLDLTRTQLIINPGSVGQPRDGNPAASYAILDVERRMLRFRRVYYDTRKTQEKMRLLGLPPRLAARLSFGL
- the hemW gene encoding radical SAM family heme chaperone HemW, giving the protein MSEKRLALYIHIPFCLKKCTYCDFNSYVGLCGLKEGYVEALRREVSIVAQMLRTEPYQSLLPMGTIYFGGGTPSLLDTRQIAHILTTCQRLLGSADDIEITLEANPGTINRSYLHRLRSLGINRLSLGIQSFDDTLLRLLGRTHTTREALLSYEFSRSAGFDNVNLDLIYGLPGQDLSRWEADLRRAVSLAPDHLSLYSLTLEPDTPLGYAVHSGQIALPVDDTVAEMYELAEHLLEEYGYEHYELSNWARLCPDHPKRCRHNLVYWYNEPYVGLGAGAHSCLGRRRYYNVLWPPEYVENIRHNRSAVAHLEHIDVRLEMTETIILGLRLSEGLSVDRFEERFHQRLQDIYGEAIQQAEGLGLLSTEQNYLRLTARGRLLSNEVFVLFLL
- a CDS encoding polyprenyl synthetase family protein, producing the protein MLSLQGILAKYESELNREIAACIPSPGEAGQLYSMLHYHLGWVDKDFRPRQTEGGKRIRPLLCLLSCEASGGDYHQVLPAAVALELVHNFSLIHDDIQDASHERRHQPTVWSIWGVPHGITAGDTMYTLAFLAMRRLLLRGVEPTLVLEATQDLAQACLQLCEGQYLDISFEEMMNISSESYISMAAKKTAALLGCAAKLGALIGSKQEPLAELYRLFGTKIGIAFQIRDDLLGIWGDEKVTGKPKGDDILHKKKTIPLVYALEKSTEEQRHQLFEIYQKDTLGGDDVTKVIALLERLGAHRHAEEEANAWYQAALVELNRAAPQGWAADQLKQLAAFLVSRTY